The following proteins come from a genomic window of Metarhizium brunneum chromosome 2, complete sequence:
- the creD gene encoding HECT-type ubiquitin ligase-interacting protein creD produces the protein MPSFKPFASVTGRNSYSLFDIRLDQDFIVFRGNDHESSGQLLKGVVVLCLSSPLRIEDIHLRLVGTLRLSWTDHRSTAPGVSGQKVDKATIILDHRWQPFVGTHGKSMTLPAGNYEYPFEFMLPGDTAESVEGIREASITYRLKATVGRGKLAYDLHAYKHLRIIRTLEPGALEFLHAMSVENIWPNKVDYSIVIPQKAVVFGGTINMEMRFTPLLKGLELGDVTAKMIEIRDCWIQGATGLSMREHRTEREVATWRFEVNREEHWQDMIQDTGQEGWALAKSLPLPKRLRQCIQDLNHHGIKVRHKIKLTVALKNPDGHISELRATLPVSIFISPNIPFDEQGNLLSQSQGSSAPSTENALVAPPGYGEHVLDQLYEDVDVSGFQTPAVQSGVSSPFYSQSRSGSAENLASLAHHPSPIAPAALSSRLADVSLNPSQRNRSYTSVHSHSPSGRVSPTSGHHGSAPRSEPPSQNLTRSNSEEDRSGRNSTEHVDLDPAEFAELNRVPSYATAVRTPAWSRTPPAAGLVPDYQTALHAPRTPPATDITPEPLSTISEDRSGENRGLTSAPSNLSSVVANSGSS, from the exons ATGCCGTCGTTCAAGCCGTTTGCATCCGTGACGGGGCGAAACAGTTACAGCCTGTTTGATATCCG GCTGGACCAAGACTTCATTGTCTTTCGAGGAAATGACCATGAATCTTCGGGTCAGCTCCTCAAGGGGGTCGTAGTTCTCTGCCTCTCGTCCCCCTTGCGCATCGAGGACATTCACTTGCGCCTCGTGGGCACCTTGCGCTTATC ATGGACTGACCATAGATCGACCGCTCCTGGCGTTTCGGGGCAAAAAGTTGACAAGGCCACCATTATTCTCGACCATCGATGGCAGCCCTTTGTCGGCACCCACGGCAAGAGCATGACTCTTCCCGCTGGCAACTACGAATATCCCTTCGAGTTTATGCTGCCGGGAGATACTGCAGAAAGCGTAGAGGGCATCCGCGAAGCCTCCATCACCTACAGATTAAAGGCGACTGTCGGCCGTGGCAAGCTCGCATACGACTTGCATGCGTACAAGCACCTACGCATCATCAGGACTCTGGAACCCGGCGCTTTGGAGTTTTTGCATGCCATGAGCGTAGAGAACATCTGGCCCAACAAGGTGGATTACTCCATCGTTATCCCACAAAAGGCGGTCGTATTCGGCGGCACCATTAATATGGAAATGCGATTTACCCCTCTACTCAAGGGATTGGAGCTTGGAGACGTTACGGCAAAAATGATTGAGATTCGCGACTGCTGGATCCAAGGCGCAACGGGTCTCAGCATGCGCGAACACCGCACCGAGCGAGAGGTGGCGACTTGGCGATTCGAAGTGAACAGGGAGGAACATTGGCAAGACATGATACAAGATACTGGTCAGGAGGGTTGGGCTTTGGCCAAGTCATTGCCTCTTCCCAAGCGACTTCGTCAGTGTATTCAAGATCTGAACCATCATGGCATCAAGGTCAGGCATAAAATCAAGCTGACTGTGGCACTGAAGAACCCCGACGGCCACATTTCAGAG CTTCGGGCCACCCTTCCTGTATCAATTTTCATCTCACCCAACATTCCTTTTGACGAACAGGGGAACCTGCTgagccagagccaaggcAGCTCCGCCCCCTCAACGGAAAACGCGTTGGTAGCACCGCCGGGGTATGGCGAGCATGTATTGGACCAACTCTACGAGGATGTAGATGTCTCTGGCTTCCAAACCCCAGCAGTCCAGTCGGGCGTCAGCAGCCCCTTCTATTCACAGTCGAGGAGTGGCTCGGCAGAGAACCTCGCTTCATTGGCGCACCATCCATCGCCGATAGCGCCGGCGGCCTTATCGTCCAGGTTGGCCGACGTTTCACTCAATCCCTCCCAAAGGAATCGATCGTATACGTCGGTCCATTCACATTCCCCTTCTGGTAGGGTGTCGCCGACATCGGGCCACCATGGGTCCGCCCCCCGGTCCGAGCCGCCTTCGCAAAACCTCACTAGGAGCAATAGCGAGGAGGATCGATCGGGCAGAAACTCGACGGAGCACGTTGACTTGGATCCTGCCGAGTTTGCGGAGCTCAACCGTGTACCCAGCTATGCAACGGCTGTCCGGACACCGGCGTGGTCTCGGACGCCGCCCGCAGCCGGACTTGTTCCGGATTACCAAACTGCGTTACACGCACCTCGCACTCCTCCGGCCACAGATATTACTCCTGAGCCGTTGAGTACCATATCCGAGGATCGGTCGGGTGAAAACCGTGGTCTGACCAGTGCACCATCCAATCTTTCCAGCGTTGTAGCGAACTCGGGCAGCTCGTGA
- the slm1 gene encoding Cytoskeletal signaling protein slm1, giving the protein MASPISPASTTLPSRATTGLSGHTEEAVPDFDPNTTAGLLAERLQAWKHACGYLEEYVTAIEKIHGRQAKEYEKALKTISNPLREGHHFDQSLGGIAGFFENIRSNTQAQINTNIETEKSLKGSVLPILERLHKEIKHKAKELHGGAQSSAKEVEKLRNVTQKQIELLGQQTASYDSAGGKLHAGDDPYVIHRGVMHRLSNQVVAENNHHNDLIAVQNNFQTFEAHVIEVFQQAVEAFVQLAGGQGEKTRALYNDMLGTIQCVPVNFEWQNFTQRCSDRLANPNDPPRAVDAIQFPNMDHAATKPLIEGSLERKSRNKLSWGYSTGYYVVTPAKWLHEFKDSDDSRIDPKPELSLFLPDAVIGTPSGDKFNVKGKDRSGTMSSKLTGSTELAFKAHSAADAQKWFHVIQQVCGATGPAEPTSPTPSSPATASPATIPPSVGKAGEKANDKVETSPAVASPQESKPDALAATTTVEGGHKAQEAGVTGGEAVSSPSDEKKPTVA; this is encoded by the exons ATGGCGTCTCCCATTTCTCCGGCTTCCACGACGTTGCCGTCGCGCGCTACTACGGGCTTGAGCGGGCATACTGAGGAGGCTGTCCCCGACTTTGATCCCAATACC ACTGCAGGACTGCTTGCCGAGCGTTTGCAGGCATGGAAGCATGCTTGCGGCTACCTTGAGGAATATGTGACTGCTATCGAGAAGATTCACGGCCGCCAGGCCAAGGAGTACGAGAAGGCATTGAAG ACCATCTCCAACCCCCTTCGCGAGGGCCATCATTTTGACCAGAGCCTAGGGGGTATTGCAGGATTCTTCGAAAACATACGCTCCAACACACAGGCCCAAATCAATACCAACATTGAGACTGAGAAGAGTCTCAAGGGCTCTGTCTTACCCATCCTCGAGCGTCTTCACAAGGAAATCAagcacaaggccaaggagctcCATGGCGGTGCTCAGAGCAGTGCCAAAGAAGTCGAGAAGCTGCGCAATGTCACACAGAAGCAAatcgagctcctcggccaGCAGACTGCCTCCTACGACTCTGCTGGTGGCAAGCTCCATGCCGGCGATGATCCTTATGTCATCCACCGAGGTGTGATGCACCGGTTGAGCAACCAGGTTGTTGCCGAGAACAACCACCACAATGACCTGATTGCCGTCCAAAACAACTTCCAGACGTTTGAGGCACACGTCATCGAAGTCTTCCagcaggccgtcgaggcgtTTGTCCAACTTGCTGGAGGTCAAGGCGAGAAGACCCGCGCCCTGTATAACGACATGTTAGGCACTATTCAGTGTGTCCCCGTCAACTTTGAGTGGCAGAACTTTACGCAGCGTTGTTCCGATAGATTGGCCAACCCGAATGATCCGCCTCGTGCCGTGGATGCCATCCAGTTCCCTAACATGGACCACGCGGCGACCAAGCCCCTGATCGAGGGCTCCCTGGAGCGCAAGTCTCGCAACAAGCTGTCCTGGGGCTACTCGACGGGCTACTACGTCGTCACACCGGCCAAGTGGCTTCACGAGTTCAAGGATTCGGACGACTCTCGCATAGATCCCAAGCCGGAGCTGTCTCTCTTTCTACCAGACGCAGTAATCGGTACCCCGAGCGGTGACAAGTTCAACGTAAAGGGTAAAGACAGAAGCGGCACCATGAGCTCCAAACTCACCGGCAGCACAGAACTCGCCTTCAAGGCCCATTCAGCCGCCGACGCGCAGAAATGGTTCCATGTCATCCAGCAAGTATGCGGAGCCACAGGCCCGGCTGAGCCAACGTCACCTACTCCCTCATCACCCGCCACAGCCTCGCCGGCGACCATCCCCCCATCCGTGGGAAAAGCCGGTGAGAAGGCCAACGACAAGGTCGAAACGAGCCCGGCCGTGGCTTCGCCTCAGGAGAGCAAGCCGGATGCTTTGGCTGCGACTACGACTGTAGAAGGTGGCCACAAGGCCCAAGAGGCTGGCGTGACTGGCGGTGAGGCCGTATCGAGTCCTTCtgacgagaagaagccaaCAGTTGCATAG